In Parasedimentitalea marina, the sequence GTGCGGTCGAACTACACGCAACCGGGCAACCGCGAATTCTATGAAGATTCGCTGAAACTCTGGGAAGAGCTGAGCCATGAGCTGAACTACAACGTGATGTTCAGCCAGCGTTCGCATATTACCCTGCTGCACAGTCCGGGTGCCGTGGATGCCGTCTCACGCGATTACAACATCATGCGGCGCACCGGGAATGCGGATGCCGAAATCTGGAGCCTTGAACAACTGAAAGAGGCGGTGCCGCATCTAAACTACGCTTCTGATGCGCGTTTTCCGATCATGGCGGCGGCGGTGCATAAACGGGCTGGAACCGCGCGCCATGATGCGGTGATCTGGGGCTATGCAAGGGCGGCGGATCAGTTCGGCATAGACATCATTCAGAACTGCGAAGTCACAGGTATCTTGCGTGAAGGAGGCAAGGTCACGGCGATTGAAACCTCACGCGGTAAGATCACCACAGGCAAGCTGGGACTGGCAGTTGCGGGTAGTACCTCGCGTCTGTGGAACATGGCAGGGATGAGCCACCTGCCGATTGAATCCACACAAATTGCAGGCCTTTGTTTCAGAAGCCGTTGAAACCTTTGCTGGACCAGGTGGTGGTCTTTGGCATGGGCGGCGCGCATTTCTATATTTCACAGTCTGACAAGGGTGGCATGGTCTTTGGCGGCGATTTGGACTGGTACAAGTCCTATGCGCAAAAGGGCAACCTGCCGATTGTACAGGACGTAGCCGAGGCGGCGATGTCGGTGTTGCCCTGTCTGGGCCGGGTGCGGCTGCTGCGGCATTGGTCGGGAGTCGTTGATATGTCGATGGATGGGTCACATTTCATCTCAAAAACGCCCATCGACAACCTCTATCTGAACGCGGGTTGGAACTACGGCGGCTTCAAGGCCACTCCGGCTTCGGGCACATATTTTGCCGATCTGATTGCCAATGATCGTCCCCATAAGGTGATCGCCAATCATGACCTGAAGCGGTTTGAGCGTGGCATCCAACTGGATGAGCGCGGCGCTGGCCCAGATCCGAAACTGCACGGATAAGGATAAACAGAATGATAAGAATACCCTGTCCGTTTTGCGGCACCCGAGATCATAGTGAGTTCACTTATGGCGGGGATGGCTCGATCATATACCCCAGCCTGGATGCGCCGATGCAGGATTGGCATGATGCAGTGTTTCAGCGCGAAAACATCTGTGGTGTGCAAGTCGAGACCTGGCAGCATGCGAACGGCTGCCGCATGTGGATCTATGTCGAGCGCGATACCATGACCCACGAAATCCATTCCGTTCGCGCCGCCCATCCAGACATGGCCGTCGCGCTAGAGGTGACAACATGACCGGAACACGTCTGAACAGCGGTGGGCGGATAGATCGCAGCCGCCCGCTCCGGTTCACCTGGGATGGCAGGTCTTACCAGGGTTATGCCGGTGACACGCTTGCCTCGGCTCTGATGGCCGGGGGGGAGGTGATCCTGGGCCGTAGTTTCAAATACCACCGCCCGCGTGGCATCATGTCCGCGGGTGTTGAGGAGTCCGGAGCCATCGTCACCCTCGACACAGGCGATCGGGTCGAGCCCAATGCCAAGGCCACCATGGTTGAACTGTTCGACGGGTTGACCGCCAATGGGCAGAACGCTTGGCCAAATGTACGCAACGATGTTGGCTCTGCCTTGGGTCTGTTCGGTCGGTTTTTCTCGGCCGGGTTTTACTACAAAACCTTCATGGGGTTGCCGCCATTTGAATGGGGCCGTGGAACCGGCATTTGGATGCAGTATGAGAAACTGATCCGTAAAGCCGCCGGTATGGGGGAAGCAGCCCGTGTCGCTGATCCAGATACCTATGATCATGTGCATGCTTTTTGTGATATTCTGGTTGTTGGGTCTGGCCCTGCGGGCAGGAGTGCCGCACTGCAAGCCGCAAAGCTGGGCAAGGATGTAATCCTGGTTGAGCAGGATTTTGAGCTTGGTGGCGATCTCCTAAATCAGCGAGACCCAATGAGTGAGGCGCAGCGCCAAGAACAGGTGGCCGCGCTTGAGGTTGCAGGCGTTCGGATCATGACGCGCACAACTGCCTTTGGCCTTTATGACTACGGTACAGCAGGCCTGTTGCAGCGGGTAACGGATCATTTGGCAGTGAAACCGGATCATTCACCGCGCCAACGGTTCTGGACCGTACGGGCTGGAGCGACCATTCTGGCAACGGGGGCATTGGAGCGCACTCTTGCCTTTGAAAACAATGATCGCCCCGGTGTGATGACTTCCGCTGCCGCCCGAAGCTATCTGAACCGTTTTGGCGTTTTGCCCGGCCAGAATATCGTGCTGAGTACCAATAACGATTCCGCCTATGTGACTGCCGCCGAGCTGGCACAGGCTGGTGCAAAAGTCACTTTGGTTGATCTGAGGGCAGAGATTTCCCCAAATTTGTCAGCGCAGATGAAATCGGCTGGTGTCGAAGTGAAAACGGGTCTCGCCCCTCTTAAAGCATTGGGCAAAAAATCCGTCACCGGAGTGCAATTGGCACGGCCTCAAGATGACAGTTGGACAGCTGCGGAAACCTTGCCCTGTGACCTGTTGCTGGTCTCGGCGGGTTGGTCGCCAGTGGTGAACTTGCTGTCGCATCGTGGCGCCAAACCGGTCTGGGATCATACACTGGCTTGCTTCCTGCCAGCACCTTGTTCAGAGAACGTAACGATGGCCGGAGCGGCCGCCGGTCACTGGAATACTACGGATTGCGCGGCATCAGGCGTCGCGGCGGCACACCTGGCCACGGGCCAAAAGGCTGACGAGATTGCATTGGCTGGCTGGGAGACACCCATCAAGCCTGTCTATGAGGTGCGCTTGGCCGACAAAACGACCAAGAGCTTTGTTGACCTGCAACATGATGTCACCAGCAGTGATATACGCTTGGCACATCAAGAGGGATTTGTCTCGGTCGAGCACCTCAAGCGCTATACCACCTTGGGCATGGCGACAGATCAGGGCAAGGTGGGCAACATCATCGGCCTGGCCCTGATGGCAGAGGCCCTGGGCAAAGACATCCCTGCCGTGGGCACCACTCGTTTCCGGCCGCCTTATACTCCAGTGGCGATTGGGGCCCTGGCGGGGCGTAATACAGGCAGTCATTTTAAGGTCCTGCGCCGCACCCCGTTGCATGACTGGAACCTGCGCCATGGCGCCACCATGACTGATGCGGGTCTTTGGCACCGGCCATGGTATTTTGCCCGAAAGGGAGAGAGTTTCAACGAGACTTACGTTCGAGAGGCCACCACGGTACGTGACACCCTCGGCATTTGTGATGTGAGTTCACTGGGCAAAATCGCGGTACAGGGGCCCGACGCTTCGGAGTTCCTGAACCGGATCTACAGCAATGCCTTTGCCAAACTGGCCGTGGGCAAGGCCCGCTACGGCATCATGCTGCGTGATGATGGCATGGTTATGGACGATGGCACCACCTGGCGGCTGTCGGAAAATGACTTTCTGTTGACCACAACCACCACTGGGGCCGGCAAGGTCATGGTCTGGCTGGAAGAGTTGTTGCAGCTGCGGTGGCCAGAGTTGAAAGTTCACGTCAGCTCTGTCTCGGATCAATGGGCTGGCGTTTCCGTAGCGGGTCCTAAAACCCGTGCGGCAATTGCTGCCTGTGTGGAGGACCCAGAGGTAATTTCTGCGGAAAACCTGCCCTTTATGGGCGTGAGGGAGACCCGCCTTAAAGGCGGGATCAAGTGCCTGATTGCGCGGATTAGTTTTTCGGGCGAGCTCGCCTATGAGGTCTATGTCCATGCCAACAATGGCGAGGCGATGATGGACTTGTTGTGGGCCACATCAGAGCCTTTAGGGGGGTGCCTGTACGGTCTCGAGGCTCTTGGCACTCTCAGAATTGAAAAGGGGCATGTTACGGGTGCAGAACTGGATGGACGGGTGACGATTGATGATGCGGGTCTGGGCAAGATGGCCTCGCCCAAGAAGTCCTTTATCGGTAGCGCCCTGCGCAAACGTCCAGCGCTGGAACGCTCAGATCGACCACAGTTAGTCGGAATCTTCCCGAAAGACCGTAGCGAGAGTTTCAACGGTGGCGCGTTGCTTTGCAATCCGGGGGAAATCTCGGGATTTGGCGAAGGGTGGATCACCGCAGTGACCCATTCTCCGGCCCTCGGGCACTGGATTGGCATTGGCTTTATATCCGGCGGGCATGACGCCTGGCAGGGTAAATTGGTGACTGCAACCGATCCGGTACGAAAGGGCGATGTGACTGTCGAGATCGTCTCCCCTCATATGTTTGACCCAAAAGGGGAGCGGATGCATGGCTAATCCAACTTCATTAATGCAGACCGGACGTCAGCCGGACAACCTTGGCGTCATTGGGACGGCAGGTGTCACCCTGGAAGAGATCTCAGGATTCGGCATGGTGCAAATTTCCGCTTGGGGCGCGACTCTGGCGCAAACCGGTGCTGAGGTCGCTGCTATGGCAGGCTGCGCGCAAGCACCCATGCCAGGCCAGAGCGTTGCTGGTTCGAAGGCGGTTGTGTTGCGGGTTGAACCGTTGAAGTGGTGGTTGGTTACCCCTCCCGGAGCAGTGGTTTCTGCATCAAAACTGGCGCCAGATGTTGGCGCGGTTCTGGACATGCAGGATTCGCGGTGCTGGCTGCGTGTAGGAGGCGATCATGCTGAGATCCTTCTCAACCATTTTTTACCGCTGAACCTAAGGCCTTCAGCCTTTCCGGCGAGGGCCGTGGCAAGCACGGTGTTTCATCATGTTGGCGTCACCCTTTGGCGTGAGGAGAAACATTTCAATATGTTGATACCGCGCAGCTCTGCCCAGTCTTTGTGTGAACTGCTCTTTGAAAGCGCGCGACAATATGGGGTGGGCGAAACATAGCCACCCCTGGAAGCTCCTTGGCCGGGTGGAAACTGAATGAAACCACATATACCAATTGCTGAACAGTTAGAGGCTCTGCGGGGAGACTGTTGCATTTACTTGGCTAAATTCGTGAACTAAACCACTGATATAAACCGAATTTTGACTACATCACACTCAGTGATCGAAAGTTTCAACAATCGAGTGGAAAGTGACGACGCAGCATTGAAATGCTTGGGCTACCGACAAAGATTCCGATCGTTGCCAACCACAAAGGCTACGTTTCAAGGAATAGAAACGATCAGAACGATCAAAAACGGGCATATTCATACTAAGCAACCTGGCGTCAGAGACGAGATGACCTTCAACCAAAATTATAGTCGCATTGGCAGCGTAACATGCCCAAATCATCGACTGCTCTGTATCCTGCTTGAATAATGCAACAGTCCCCGCTGAACTCTTCGTAGAAAAAGTCTGTGACTAGGCAACATGATACTCCAAAATCAACCCCGCTCAAAGGTCGCAGTCCACGTATTGCTCACAACAACACACGCATCATTACCCTAGCCTATTTGAAAGGCTGGATCTAAGCTTTGGGTCATGAAGTTTAAGCAACGGAGACTGCGCATGAGCGTATTTGACGAAGATCTGTTCCTAAAAGGACTCGAGCAACGCAAGGCCACCCTGGGCGCTGAATATGTTGAAAAGAACCTGGCTGCCGCTGATGACTTTTCACGACCTTTCCAGGAAGCCATGACCGCATGGTGCTGGGGTTTCGGGTGGGGTGACGACGTCATCGACGCCAAGACACGCTCAATGATGAACCTGTCAATGCTTGGGGCGTTGGGTAAGATGCACGAGTGGGAGATCCACTGCCGCGGTGCAATTACCAATGGCGTCACACAAGAGGAACTCCGGGCCATCATCCACGTGATTGGAATTTATTGCGGTGTACCCCAAGCAATAGAGTGTATTCGCGTGGCGCGAAAAGTGCTGGAGACCGAAGAGCTTTAGCAGCGTTCTCAACGTTCACTTGCATAGGTAATTGCTTGATTACCTCAAGGGTTTCAGGAGCGTACTCGGGTAAAACCTTCATCCACTATACCAAAAAACGCGGTTCTGGAGCGAAATATTTCGGACCGCGCCCAAGCGGGGGGCTATTGCTGGCTTAGGATAGAACCTACTCGGGGGCCGCTATTATGTTTCATGCATTTGGCAAATGTCTCTGAGATGCCTAATGACTTGCTCCATATAGCTATCATCATAACCGGACTCATTCGTAAGGACACTCAAATAGGCGCAAGACAGCCCGGTTTTCTGATCCACCATTAGGAACTGCCCCCCGTATCCGGCATGCCCGATAAACCGGTCATCTGTCATCACGTGATTGCTGTAGCGAAGCCAGTCCTTAGGCGGTGACATAGAGGGGGCCTGGCGCGATACGGTGGTCTGCAAGAAAGGATGATTTCCGGGACTGCAACCCTCTTTGGTGAACAACAAGCCAAACCGGGCAAGATCCATGGCGCTAAGACAGCCGCCGCCCGAAAATGCAGGCAACCTGTCGCAGCTGGCACTAATGGTAAAAGATCCTTCATATCCGGCCAAATCCGTAATGTCTTCGATCAACGAGGCCATGGGACGCGGGCTGACTTGGGCGCAAATAAGGGTTAGAACATCAGTGTTGGCCGATTTGTAATCGGCGTGACCAGATCGGTTGGTCAAATCCCCGCCTGTAATGCTGAAGGCAAACTCACGCAGGCTCAAGTCTGGCTGACCTTCTGGCGGTAGCCGCCAGCCCAATGCAATTTCCTCCCTGTAACAATCTGCCTGCGGATTGGCGTAATCCTCGGTAAAATTGTTGGCAATGTTCATGTCCAACAGATCCTGCAGTACAGCCCCCCGGTACCCAGAGCCAATGTCTGGCAGATAGTGATCCACTGTCTGGCCCAGATCCAGCAGCCCCTGCTTTTGCAGTAGACCAACGATAAGATGGATATGCATCTTGGTGATGGATTGGATGGAATGCGGTTGTGTGACTGAAAAGTCCAGTGCCGCCCGTGCCAACAAGATCTGATCTGCGCGCAGGCAGACCAACGCTGAAAATGCCTCTGTTCCAGTTAGGGCCGTAACAGAGGCATGCGCCGCGAATTCCGGGTCTTCATTTGGGACCAGCTGCAACACATTGCGCGAGCGAAACATCATGGACCGTCGGAACAATTGATGCGCGTTGTGAAATCCGTGACGACGGTGCGGCGGGCTGTTCCAGCGTTGTTTGTGGGTCTTTCCAACAGCTAAATCAGGGTTTGGAGAGACCTTTCGTGTCATGTCCCGGCCTCGGTATGGATCAGAACATCGACGGCCAACGCCTTATCCTCATAGACAAATAACGGGTTGATTTCCAACTCTACAATCGGGGTGTCACTGGTCTGCACAAAGGCGGCCAAGTCTGCCAGATGCGAGGCCAAGGCATCAAAGTCTACAACAGGTAGCCCCCGAAATCCCTGCATTAGCTTGGCACCCTTAAGGCTGGCAATCGCTGCGCGAATATCCTGTTGGCCACAGGGCAGCAGCAGCGTTGTGGCATCGCCGATCAGCTCTACCAGCACGCCGCCCGAGCCAAGTGTCATCGCTAGGCCAAATAGCGGGTCACGTCGGATGCCAACAATCAGCTCCGCTACCGGGGGTTTTGCCATTGCCTCGACCAGGAAACAGTCAGTGACGGCTGTCTTGTCATAGGTCAAAACCGCCGCCCGCATGGCCGTTAGGGCCTGCGCCACCGCCTCGACGTTGTTTAGGCCCAGGGCAACCGCACCTGCCTCGGTCTTGTGCGCCAGTTTGGGACCCATCATTTTGATCACAACCGGAAAGCCGATTAAGGCCGCAACATCAGCGGCATTGGCACCAGAAACACATTGCCCAGCAGGGACTGCCAGACCTGCATCGGCCAGCAGAGATTTCCCCTTAGCCTCGTCCATGAGTACCATATTTTCAGATATCGTCCGGGGCGCCAGCGCAGACGTCGGATTTTCCAGAATACTGGCGGCGCGTTGACGCCATTGCGCGGCTGCCGCTATCGCATTCAGCGTTTCGTGTATGCCCTGCATCGGCGCCACACCGTTTTCAATCAGCAAGGCGCGGGTTTCTGCATCCATGTTTTCAGGCAGGGTAGCACAGATTGCAGCAGGCACCCCTGAGCTGGCCGCAGCCCTGGCAAAGGCTTTGGCATCATTCTGATAACAGAATTTGGATTCATCCAACCCCGGTGCTGGATAGTCCTGCAACAAGAGAGCTGAATTCACATCATTGCCCGCAATGGCAGTGGCGAAAACCGGCTCTGTTAACTCGGATTGACCCCAAATTGGCGTGGTATAATCCAGCGGGTTCGACACCGTGGCTATGGCTGGAAGAAGCTTGGTTAGAGCCCTCGCCTGATCTTCATCGCAGGCAGGAAAGTCCAGACCGATGGTCTCGGCATGATCCGCCAACATAGTTGCGCCGCCACCTGAACAGGTGAAACCAGCTACTTTGTTTCCGGCGGGTGCGCCCACTACACACAGGTATTTCAGAGTTTCCAGAAACTGCGACGGACTGGTCACACTGATGACAGCCAACCTGTCAAACAGGGCTTGATATAGCTCATTGGCCCCAGACAAGGACCCTGTGTGGCTGATTGTCAAGGCGCTGCCAATCGCCGAGCTACCGGTTTTCAAGGCCACTATGGGTGTATTTGCCCGCAAAGCTTTCAACGCAGCACGTTCGAATTTGGGGATGTCCTGCAATCCTTCGATATGCACACCAATGGCGCGCACCGCCGGGTTTTCACACAGAACTTCGATGAAATCCTCGAGCCCCATGACTGCCTGATTGCCGGCCGAGATCATATGGGTCAGCGGCAAGGACCGCTGGCTCATGGTGATATCAGACGAAAACATACCGCTTTGGGTGATAATTGCAGCGCCATAACCCGGCGAGTCGCCGCCGTGGGCAAAAGGCCACAGCGCTGTATTGTCCAGGTAATTGATCACACCGTAACAATTGGGTCCGATCAAGGCCATGTCGCCCACGGCGGTTTTCAGGCGGTTTTCAGCCTCGGCGCCGTCGGCACCGGATTCTTTGAAACCAGCCGAATAGCAGACAACACCGCCGGCCCCCATTGCAGACAACTTGGCAATGGTTTCTAGGGCGGCGGTAACAGGCACTGCCAGAAACACCGCATCAGGGGCCTGCGGAAGATCATCAATGCTGGCATAGCAAGGGATACCTGCCAGCTCGGCACGTTTGGGGTTTACCGGCCAGAATTCACCGGTGAACCCACGCCTGCGCGCCTCGCCAATGGCGACAATTGCGTCCGCGCCGCCAACAAAGGCGATATGGCGCGGCGACATCAGGCGGTCGAAATTTTTGCGCTGTTCAGGGGTCATGCACCCAGTGGCCTCAGGATAGAGCGGGTGATGATATGGCGCTGAATTTCCGAAGTGCCATCCCAGATCCGTTCCAGCCGACTGTCGCGCCACAGTCGATGTACCGGCAGCTCCTCCATCAGCCCCATGCCGCCAAAAATCTGCACGGTGTCATCCGCCACCTTGTTCAGCATCTCCGAGCAGTAGACCTTGACCATAGCGGCGTCCATGTCCTCCATCTGTCCGGCGTCGGCACGGCGCACCGCGTCAGCAACCAGTAGATCAGCTGTGCGCAGACCAATCGTCATATCCGCCAGCCGGAACCCGGTGGCCTGAAAGCTGCCAATCGGTTTGCCAAACTGTTTGCGGTTCGCGGCCCAGTCCGTCGCCATTTCGAGAAGCCGTTCAGCCTTGCCGCAGCAGGTTGTTCCCACCCAGATCCGGCCCATGCCGAGCCATTTCCCCGACAGTTCCAGGCCTTTGCCCTCGGCCCCGAGAATCTGGTCGGGACCAAGACGCACGTCGTCGAAGCTCAACTCGAATGTCTTGTATCCGCGATAGCTGACGCATTTGTTGCCTTCGCGGATGTCGAAGCCCTTCAGGCCAACATCAACAAGGAATGCGGTGACACGTTTGCGTGGGCCGCGGGGCGTTTCATCATATCCGGTCACAGCAAACACAATGGCAAAATCCGGCATGCAGGGACCCGAGATAAAATGCTTGCTGCCATTCAGAATCCAATCATCGCCATCGCGTTTGGCGTTGGTTTTCATTCCCATCACATCCGAACCCGCCCCGGGTTCTGTCAGGGCAAACAGCTCACGCTTTTCGCCGGTTACGCAGGGCTCAAGGTAGCGGGCGATCTGGTCACCTTCGCAGGCCAACAGCAGTTCGGTTGGGCGCGCGATCCAGGAATGCAGCGCATGGCTGGTTCTTCCGTACTCCCGCTCGACCACCGACATGGCAGTGTAATTCAAGCCGCCACCGCCAACCCGCTCAGGGAGGTTCGAAGCGAACAGGCCGATCTCTTTGGAACGCGCCTCGATCTGACGGCCGATCTCTTCCGGGACATAGCCCAACCGGTCCACCTCTTCCTCATGGGGCAGCAATTCCCCTTTAATAAAGGCGCGGACGGTAGTTTTTAGAAGCTCGTTCTCGTGGGAATCTGTGTGAGTCACATCTTCCTCCTTTAGGTATCTATGGAGTTTTCGATTTGTGCCCGGCGGCGCGACAGGATGGCCGAGGCCGCAAAGGCCACTATGGTAATGACGATCAGGATAACCGCAGCGGCGGCGACGGTCGGGTCGGTGTTTTCACGGATTCCGTTCCACATGCGTCGCGGCAGGGTGTAGACGTTGAATTTCGAAATGAACAAAGTCACCACAATCTCGTCCCAGGACAGGATGAAGGCGAACAACGCGCCGGCAAACACGCCCGGACGGATTGATGGCAGGATCACCCGACGCATGGTGGTTGAACTGGACGCCCCAAGATTACGCGAGGCTTGTTCCAGTTTTGGATCAAAATTCGCTAGCGATGCACTTACTGTTATAAGGACCATAGGCGTTGCCAAAATGGTATGCGCCAGGATCAAGCCCGGATAGCTGTCCAATAATCCCAGTGGTATCCACAGACGATAAAACGCCATCGCCGAGACAATCTGAGGGATAATCAACGGCAGCAAAAGGAAGGCCCGCACCAGCTCGCTGTATTTCGACGTAACCCGCCACAAGCCGATGGCACACAGGGTTCCCAACACGGTGGCCAAAGCTGATGTGCTTAGGGCAATGATCGCACTTTGGCCAAAACTGGAGAGCCATTCCGGGCTGGTGAACAGGTTTTCAAAATGGCGCAGCGAGAACTCGCCCTTGGGCATCGACAGGAACCGCTTGGGGGTCAGGGATACCGGGATGGCGACTAGGGCGGGAAGCACCAGGAACAGCAGCAGAACCCATGCGCCAACGCGGTTAAACAAGGCCAGAAACGACGGCTTCATGATGTGCTCCCCCCAAAGACGGTGCTCAGCTTCATGAATTTTGACATCAGATAGAGCATCGCCAAAACCCCAAACAGCATCAGCGAGGCCAGCATTGCGGCGGTGCCCCATTTCAGCGTCACCAGAAGCTGCACCGAGATGTATTCAGCCACCATCAAGACCTTGCCACCGCCCAGAACGGCTGGGGTTACGTAAAACCCAAGGCTCAGAATGAAGACCAGCAGCGCTGCGGCCACGACCCCCGGTTTGGTCATCGGCAGGTAGATGCGAAAGAATGTCTGTTGTCCGCTGGCACCCAGATTGCGCGAGGCACTCATGACCCGAGTGTCCAACGTCTGCATGTTCACCAGCATCGGCAACACTGCATAGGGCACCATGTAATGCACCATACCAATCAGAACGCCCAGCTCGTTGCGCATAAATGCGATGGGTTCGGCAATGACACCAATGGCCTCTAGCCCGTTGTTAACCAGACCATTGCGGCCCAGCAACATCAGCCAGGAGAAGGTCCGAACTAGAATGGAAATCCAAAAAGAAACCAACAACAGCGTCAGCATCAGATGCTGTTGTTTTTGGTGGGCGTGAACCATCGCATAGGCGATGCAATACCCCAGCATCACGCTAAAGGCTGTGGTCACTACGCAAATCCGAACCGTAGTCCAAATGATGCGGGCGATTGTGTCACTGGTGACGAGCTTTTCGAAATTCTGCAAACCCGGCTGCGGTTCGGTCACGCTTAGCCAAAGAATGTTCAGGATCGGACCCAGATACAACAGGACCACCAGTGCCAAAAAAGGGGCGACGAGCAACCAACCGGGGCTGACATATTTGCGAAGAACATTGGTCACGAAAACCACCCTTCAAAAGAGACAAGAGATCGGTGCCACGCCCGTAAGGCGCAACACATCAAAGATGCAGCCCAGCTATCTAGAGGATCAGCCGGGCTGCTAGGGAGGCGTTAGCTGATCGCCTCGAGGAAGGCATTCACCGCATCGCCGCTGTTTTCGCCCCACCATTCGGGGTCGCTGAATGCGATTTTGTCGATGTTGAGTGCTGACGCGATGGCATAGGGTTGCTGA encodes:
- a CDS encoding sarcosine oxidase subunit delta, whose translation is MIRIPCPFCGTRDHSEFTYGGDGSIIYPSLDAPMQDWHDAVFQRENICGVQVETWQHANGCRMWIYVERDTMTHEIHSVRAAHPDMAVALEVTT
- a CDS encoding sarcosine oxidase subunit gamma, with product MANPTSLMQTGRQPDNLGVIGTAGVTLEEISGFGMVQISAWGATLAQTGAEVAAMAGCAQAPMPGQSVAGSKAVVLRVEPLKWWLVTPPGAVVSASKLAPDVGAVLDMQDSRCWLRVGGDHAEILLNHFLPLNLRPSAFPARAVASTVFHHVGVTLWREEKHFNMLIPRSSAQSLCELLFESARQYGVGET
- a CDS encoding serine hydrolase, encoding MTRKVSPNPDLAVGKTHKQRWNSPPHRRHGFHNAHQLFRRSMMFRSRNVLQLVPNEDPEFAAHASVTALTGTEAFSALVCLRADQILLARAALDFSVTQPHSIQSITKMHIHLIVGLLQKQGLLDLGQTVDHYLPDIGSGYRGAVLQDLLDMNIANNFTEDYANPQADCYREEIALGWRLPPEGQPDLSLREFAFSITGGDLTNRSGHADYKSANTDVLTLICAQVSPRPMASLIEDITDLAGYEGSFTISASCDRLPAFSGGGCLSAMDLARFGLLFTKEGCSPGNHPFLQTTVSRQAPSMSPPKDWLRYSNHVMTDDRFIGHAGYGGQFLMVDQKTGLSCAYLSVLTNESGYDDSYMEQVIRHLRDICQMHET
- a CDS encoding acyl-CoA dehydrogenase family protein yields the protein MTHTDSHENELLKTTVRAFIKGELLPHEEEVDRLGYVPEEIGRQIEARSKEIGLFASNLPERVGGGGLNYTAMSVVEREYGRTSHALHSWIARPTELLLACEGDQIARYLEPCVTGEKRELFALTEPGAGSDVMGMKTNAKRDGDDWILNGSKHFISGPCMPDFAIVFAVTGYDETPRGPRKRVTAFLVDVGLKGFDIREGNKCVSYRGYKTFELSFDDVRLGPDQILGAEGKGLELSGKWLGMGRIWVGTTCCGKAERLLEMATDWAANRKQFGKPIGSFQATGFRLADMTIGLRTADLLVADAVRRADAGQMEDMDAAMVKVYCSEMLNKVADDTVQIFGGMGLMEELPVHRLWRDSRLERIWDGTSEIQRHIITRSILRPLGA
- a CDS encoding carboxymuconolactone decarboxylase family protein; translation: MSVFDEDLFLKGLEQRKATLGAEYVEKNLAAADDFSRPFQEAMTAWCWGFGWGDDVIDAKTRSMMNLSMLGALGKMHEWEIHCRGAITNGVTQEELRAIIHVIGIYCGVPQAIECIRVARKVLETEEL
- a CDS encoding ABC transporter permease, which produces MKPSFLALFNRVGAWVLLLFLVLPALVAIPVSLTPKRFLSMPKGEFSLRHFENLFTSPEWLSSFGQSAIIALSTSALATVLGTLCAIGLWRVTSKYSELVRAFLLLPLIIPQIVSAMAFYRLWIPLGLLDSYPGLILAHTILATPMVLITVSASLANFDPKLEQASRNLGASSSTTMRRVILPSIRPGVFAGALFAFILSWDEIVVTLFISKFNVYTLPRRMWNGIRENTDPTVAAAAVILIVITIVAFAASAILSRRRAQIENSIDT
- a CDS encoding acetate--CoA ligase family protein; this translates as MTPEQRKNFDRLMSPRHIAFVGGADAIVAIGEARRRGFTGEFWPVNPKRAELAGIPCYASIDDLPQAPDAVFLAVPVTAALETIAKLSAMGAGGVVCYSAGFKESGADGAEAENRLKTAVGDMALIGPNCYGVINYLDNTALWPFAHGGDSPGYGAAIITQSGMFSSDITMSQRSLPLTHMISAGNQAVMGLEDFIEVLCENPAVRAIGVHIEGLQDIPKFERAALKALRANTPIVALKTGSSAIGSALTISHTGSLSGANELYQALFDRLAVISVTSPSQFLETLKYLCVVGAPAGNKVAGFTCSGGGATMLADHAETIGLDFPACDEDQARALTKLLPAIATVSNPLDYTTPIWGQSELTEPVFATAIAGNDVNSALLLQDYPAPGLDESKFCYQNDAKAFARAAASSGVPAAICATLPENMDAETRALLIENGVAPMQGIHETLNAIAAAAQWRQRAASILENPTSALAPRTISENMVLMDEAKGKSLLADAGLAVPAGQCVSGANAADVAALIGFPVVIKMMGPKLAHKTEAGAVALGLNNVEAVAQALTAMRAAVLTYDKTAVTDCFLVEAMAKPPVAELIVGIRRDPLFGLAMTLGSGGVLVELIGDATTLLLPCGQQDIRAAIASLKGAKLMQGFRGLPVVDFDALASHLADLAAFVQTSDTPIVELEINPLFVYEDKALAVDVLIHTEAGT
- a CDS encoding sarcosine oxidase subunit alpha family protein, whose amino-acid sequence is MTGTRLNSGGRIDRSRPLRFTWDGRSYQGYAGDTLASALMAGGEVILGRSFKYHRPRGIMSAGVEESGAIVTLDTGDRVEPNAKATMVELFDGLTANGQNAWPNVRNDVGSALGLFGRFFSAGFYYKTFMGLPPFEWGRGTGIWMQYEKLIRKAAGMGEAARVADPDTYDHVHAFCDILVVGSGPAGRSAALQAAKLGKDVILVEQDFELGGDLLNQRDPMSEAQRQEQVAALEVAGVRIMTRTTAFGLYDYGTAGLLQRVTDHLAVKPDHSPRQRFWTVRAGATILATGALERTLAFENNDRPGVMTSAAARSYLNRFGVLPGQNIVLSTNNDSAYVTAAELAQAGAKVTLVDLRAEISPNLSAQMKSAGVEVKTGLAPLKALGKKSVTGVQLARPQDDSWTAAETLPCDLLLVSAGWSPVVNLLSHRGAKPVWDHTLACFLPAPCSENVTMAGAAAGHWNTTDCAASGVAAAHLATGQKADEIALAGWETPIKPVYEVRLADKTTKSFVDLQHDVTSSDIRLAHQEGFVSVEHLKRYTTLGMATDQGKVGNIIGLALMAEALGKDIPAVGTTRFRPPYTPVAIGALAGRNTGSHFKVLRRTPLHDWNLRHGATMTDAGLWHRPWYFARKGESFNETYVREATTVRDTLGICDVSSLGKIAVQGPDASEFLNRIYSNAFAKLAVGKARYGIMLRDDGMVMDDGTTWRLSENDFLLTTTTTGAGKVMVWLEELLQLRWPELKVHVSSVSDQWAGVSVAGPKTRAAIAACVEDPEVISAENLPFMGVRETRLKGGIKCLIARISFSGELAYEVYVHANNGEAMMDLLWATSEPLGGCLYGLEALGTLRIEKGHVTGAELDGRVTIDDAGLGKMASPKKSFIGSALRKRPALERSDRPQLVGIFPKDRSESFNGGALLCNPGEISGFGEGWITAVTHSPALGHWIGIGFISGGHDAWQGKLVTATDPVRKGDVTVEIVSPHMFDPKGERMHG